The DNA segment ACCGTCATCAGCATAAGTTTGTACAAAGTAATCTTTGTTTCCTTCTAGCAGTTTGTAATAAGAAGCTGAAAAGAAATCTTTAGGATACCCATAAATCGGTTCTCCTAAACGAAAATTGTAATAGATGTCATTAATTACAGCTTGTTTTCCACCATAAACCTTAGCAAGATCCGCAAGATTGTCATTCTTGTAATAAGTGTTCATCCATGAGTTTGTAGATAACTCCTTTTTAATTGGATTAATAGAAAAGTCAAGTTTTCCAACGCTTGATTTATCAAAATATTCTACTCTTACCCAATGAATGTCTCCATTCTCTTTAGAATCATTCACCTTGACTTTAAACCTATCATTAGAAAATGCTTGTGGATTCCAGTTATTCAAGACTAGCTTATTATCAATGAACACTCTAACGCCGTCATCCGCGCCTAGAGTGATGATATATTCTCCCTCTTTTAACCTCATAGCTGTATGATATTCAGCAGAGAATTTGTTATTGTCCACTTTAGAAGAGGGGGAGTTATAACCATGATCCAACGAGAGGATGCCTTTATTACGTGTCGATATAGCTTCACTATAAACCGGATCACCACTCAGCGATGTATTATTGTAATAATAACTAACCCACTCTCCAAATGGACGGACATCGGTGAAATAATTCGCTGCCCCACTCGCTTCGAAGTATTCCGAAGTGACAGTATGTGTTCCTGCACTAAGGTTAGGTAGCAATGCTTTATCCAACTCTCCGGCAGAAGTTTTCCACCTATCAATTTTCCTGTTCCCATCAACAGATAGACGTACACCATCATCAGCATATGTATGAAGAAAATAACCGGTCTTTCCATCCGTTTTTATTTGCTTCTGAAACTTAGCACTGAAGTTATTGGCATCAACACCTTTTTCAGGAGATTTATAACCCCAATTAAAAGATAAACTTTCATACCTTGCTGGTATTGGAGTTCCAGATAAAGTACGATTGTTGTAAAATGCCCCTGACCAATTACCTTCTGCTGCATTTGCCACTTCTTTTCCTAATAAAGAAGTTAAGATGATAATAAGAACCAAAAACAAAGACAACCTCATATTCAATTTTAACTTTAAAACTATCACTAGCACCTCCATTTTAAATTTATTGAAACATCGATAATTATACAAGATGAAAAATATAAGACTATTTTCGACTACATTTTATATTCCTTTCAAGAAACCGACAATTAACGATGTTCAAAGACTGGTACTTTCAGGTAATACCTTGTGCCTAACTGCTTAAACTGTTAAACTATTACCCAGTACGTCTTATATTATATCGGTCGAATTTAAGAGAATTTTAGGTTAAATTTAAATAAATTGTTAAGTTCATGTTAAGAGCGTGTAAAAATAGGTTATTATAATAGTAAATTGACAGCATATGTTTTTTTAGATAAACAGTCTTTATGACTTTTAGGAGGAATACAATAATGAAGAAAGTAATCACTTATGGAACATTTGATTTGTTGCATTGGGGACATATAAATTTACTGAAACGTGCGGCAGACCTTGGAGACTACTTGATTGTAGCGATTTCTTCTGATGAATTTAATGCCATTAAAAATAAAGAAGCTTATCATAGCTTTGAGAACCGTAAAATGATTTTAGAGGCTATTCGTTATGTTGACGAGGTTATTCCCGAGGACAATTGGGAACAAAAAGTCAATGACGTTCAAGACCACGACATTGATGTATTTGTTATGGGCGATGATTGGAGAGGGAAGTTTGATCACTTGAAAGAATATTGTGAAGTTGTTTATCTTCCACGTACTGTAGGCATATCAACATCTAAAATTAAGAACGACATATTAGATGTGAACAATGGCTAGGGAATTTTTGGTAAGCATGTATTTGCTTACTGTAAGAATTTTATTTAACGCTTTTAAACTGAGTCCCCAACGGAAGAAAACGGTGTTTGTTTCTTCTTTTGGGGATAATATTTTGTACACCGTTGAAGCCTTGAAAAAACAGTACAGTGGAAGCATCGTAATTTTAAAGGATAGTGGCTGTCGATATAGTTATAAGGAAGACCCACAAACCGCTGTCCTTCCTTTTGACTTGAAAAATCCTTATGCTTTTATTCTTTCTATCTACCATTTAGCTACATGCGAGAAAGTCTTTGTCGACAACTATTTCGGTTTTTTAGCTGCGGCTGATTTTCGTGACAATGTGGAGTGTATTCAACTTTGGCATGCTTCTGGTGCTGTAAAACGGTTTGGATTAAAGGACCCATCTATTGAAGCGAGAACTAAACGTGCGAATGATCGCTTCCTACAGGTGTATGACAAGTTTGATCACGTTGTCGTTGGATCAGATAAAATGGCCAAGATATTTAAAGAAAGCTTCGGTTTGTCTGATGACAAAATTTTAAGAACTGGCGTACCTCGGACAGACTTCTTTTTCGAGCATAGTGATTCTTCAAGGATTCGAGCAAATATGGAGAAGAAACACCCTAGGATTAAAGGGAAGAAAGTCATCTTGTATGCGCCTACGTTTCGTGATCACCAGCTGACTGATCCCGATATCCAGTTAAACTTGAAGTTGTTATATGAAACATTGCAAGATGACTATGTCCTTATGATGCGACTTCATCCTGCCGTAAAGACAACATTTGCAAATTCTTATCCTAACTTTATTATTGATGTTTCTACAGGCGAAAATATCAATGAACTATTGATGGTTACTGATCTTTTGATTACCGATTATTCATCCATTCCTTATGAGTTCTCATTATTGAATAAACCGATGATTTTCTACTCTTACGACCTAGAAGATTATTCGAGAGCTAGAGGTTTTTGGGAAGACTATCACTCAATGGTCCCTGGCCCTGTTGCTTATACAAGTGAGGAGATCGTCGAAATTATTCTCAATGAACCTTATAATATGAAGGTTGTGAATAAATTTGCACAAGATTGGAATGAATATTCCAATGGACAATCTAGTCTGCAACTCATTCAAGCACTTTATGGGGACGTTACAGAGAAAGAAGACGTACTGTTCAAGCAAAGATAACCGATGAACTAGATATTTCATTGGTTATCTTTCTTTTTTTAATCTTTTCAAGCATAAATACCTGCACCTATCGCGTTATGTAAAAAACAACCTGATTTTAATAAATAACAGCTGTCTCTTATTCGACTTATTATATGATTGAAAATGAAATCGTGTAAAAGATCAGGGTATCAGGAGTAATTATATTTTTTATTTTTCCAAACTTTGTACAAAAACATGGGCAACTTAATCTGTCTTTTGATCCTCCATGGTTCAGTGATCAAACGATACAACCACTCTATTCCAAACCTTTGAAACGTGGCCGGGGCTCGTTTCACTCTACCTGACAATACATCAAAGGACCCGCCTACTCCTTGAAAAATTCGGACATCAAGATTCTTCATGTTATCAACAATCCAGTTTTCTTGACGTGGGCTGCCTAGACCAACACATAGAATATCAGGTTTAGCAGCATTGATTTGTTTCTTGATATACTCGTGATCATCTACATATCCGTCCATCACACCAACTATGTTCAAATTCGGATATTTTCTGAGCAAGTTTTCTTTTGCTTTCTCAGCCACTCCTGGCTGGGCACCATATAGAAATATCGACTTACCATAGGTCGATGCTTGTTCACAAAGTGTAAGTAACATATCTATTCCTGTTACGCGCTCGGAAATATTCCCACCGTATATTTTTGAAGCCAGTAGAACGCCTACACCATCAGGGATCTGGTAAGTGGCTTGATTTAATAAGCGTAACAATATTACATTTTTTTGGGCCTGGAGAATTTTTTCAGGGTTAATGGCTACGATAAATGACTGTTTATTTTGCTCGATGTCAGATATAATGTTTTTTTTGAGTTGGTTATAAGTATAACTACTTACGTCAACTCCTAGAAATTTTTCCTTCATGATTTTACCTTGACCTTATTAATTTTAGAATCGCCTAACCTTTTGACAATAAATCCTGCGTTTTTCCATTCATCTAAGTTAAGAACGTTCTTCGTATCAAAAATCAACTTATTATTCATTGTACTTTTTACAACTTCAGGGTCAAGGGTCTTAAATTCATCATGATCTGTTAAGAAGACAACTATATCTGCCTCACTCAAGGCTGTCTCCATATGTTGGGTTTGATTCAAAACAACATTCTCTTTTATATGGGGATCAAACGTTGTGAAATCAATTCCCCGTTCTACCATTTTTTCAATAACCTTCAAGGAAGGGCTCTCCCGCTGATCATCAATGTTTGCCTTGAAAGATATTCCAAATAGTGCCACTTTCGGATCCCTTATAAAATTATCCTTCAACAGTTCTTCAATTTTATCAGCCGTAAATACCGGCATTTGATCATTCGTATGTCGGCAAAGCTGGATGATGTTTGACAGATCTGGTTCGATTTCAGCCAAGAACCATGGATCAACTGCGATACAGTGCCCTCCTACTCCAGGACCTGGTGTGTGGATATTCACACGTGGGTGATAGTTGGCCAGCTTGATGGCTTCCCATGAATTGACACCGATTTTTTCACTTATTAGTGCGAGCTCATTCGCGAATGCAATGTTGACGTCACGGTAAGTATTCTCAATAACCTTTGCCATTTCTGCAGTTGTTGCATCAGTTAAGTGAATATTTCCTCGTACAAATGATTGATATAACTCCATTGTCATTTGTGATGATTGTTCATCGATACCTCCAACGATTCGATCATTATCGACCAGCTCTTGAAAGACTCTTCCTGGGATGACACGTTCAGGTGAATGGGACACAAATAATTCTTCACCTAGCTCTAATCCAGATTCGCTCAAAACAGGTATCATGACATCTTCAACTGTTCTTGGGGGTACAGTGGATTCCAAGATGACAAGGTTTCCTGGTTTAAGAAAAGGAACAATTGATTCAGTAGCACTTCGGACATATTCCAGATTTGCTGTTTTATCTGCTTTGATTGGAGATGGAACAGCGATGATAAATACATCAGCCTCTGTCGGCTCTATGGAAGCTTTGAATAGTCCCGTATCAATCGCATCCTTCAGTCGTTCGGACAGTCCACTTTCTTCAATATGAAGTTGTTTCCTACTTATCATCTCCACTACCTGACGATTTACGTCCACGCCATGGACCTGATGACCATTTATGGCAAACATAACTGAGGTGGGCAAACCAATATACCCTAAACCAACTACACATAATGATTTCTTCATTGCAGATACTCCCTTTCAGTCACGTTGTTTATGACAAATCTATGCTTTCCACCTTTGGTTTTCTCAAAATGATCCGTAATTTCAAAGGATACTTTTTTTAATTCTGCTTTTTCTAAAATGTTTCGCCTAATACGTTCGAGTTTTTGTTCAAACTGCGGGTCTGATAACTTCAGCTTTATCATTACCTCTCCGACTTTATCTTGTGTCACTTGGAATTGTTCCACAGCATCATATTGCCGGAAAGTAGTTGAGAAGAAGCCTCCATGTACTTTCCGGTTTCCTGCTGAGTAAATGAATTCCTGTTGCCTTCCCTTAATGTGTGTGAAACGTAGTAAACCTCTGCCACATGAACATGGCTCTGTAGTTAATGACCCATAATCCCCTACTTCATATCGTATAAATGGCATAGCATAGTTAGTTAAGTCAGTGAGCAGGATTCTACCTTCCACTGCGTCCGGAACAGCGTGTCCTTCTTCATCGACAATTTCAACATAACAGCGCTCCATTCCAATGTGTAACCCGTCATGTTGTCGACACTCAAAGGCTGTCACTCCTCCGTCATTTGCTCCGTATTGGTCAAACACTTGACAGTTGAATGCCTTTTCTATGGCTTCGCGGTAATGTGGTAACAGGACTTCTGATGTGGTGATCACCCCATTCAATTGCAAAGTCTCACCTTTTTTTATGATGAAGTTTGCCAACTCATACGTAGATGATGAATAGCCATAAAGAAATTTAATTTTACCTTTTTTCAGTTTCTTTAAGTAAGACCCCATCGTGTCATCTGACATGTTATAGGAAGAAAAGGGAATCCAATTGTTCAAAAAATAGTATAATTTTCTTTTTATATCAAAACCTGATAATAATGAGCCTCCAGCTAACACAGCGATTTTATCACCAGGCTGGTAACCTGTTACATTCCATCCGCGCCAAATGTTCGCCCACATCAATGAATGAGACACTTTTGGCACGAAATATTTTAACGGCCTGCCCGTCGATCCACCTGTCCGCTTTTCCTCTGCCCTGTATTCTTTTATATTATTAGCCACCATTGCATTTTTATGACGTTTCATCTCATCTTTGCCTACTATGGGGAGCTTGTTTAGATCCTCTAGTGAAGTAAAATCCTTAGGTTTTATGCCCGCTTCCTCCATATAATGCTTATAATATGGAACATGATGATAAACGTGATCCACCAGATTAGTTAATTGTTTAAATTGTAAAGTGGCCAATTGTTGTTGGTCTTGCCACTGACTCCGTTTATATATTTTATAGTAGTGCATTCCATTTGTTCTTCTGCTCTTTTCCATAACGAAAATTTTCAACCGATTAATCAAACTCACTATTCTCTCTCCTTAGATTTAGCTGCTCTTATGATGAGAAGTTCATTAGCTTATTCACTTTTCAAATACTTCACTTAAAACAATGGGTTGTACGGGTAATTCTACTTCTTCTCTCTTCATTCATACAACACCTTTAATGTAAAGATTTAGTTAAAAATTAGAGAAGTAAC comes from the Halobacillus shinanisalinarum genome and includes:
- the tagD gene encoding glycerol-3-phosphate cytidylyltransferase; its protein translation is MKKVITYGTFDLLHWGHINLLKRAADLGDYLIVAISSDEFNAIKNKEAYHSFENRKMILEAIRYVDEVIPEDNWEQKVNDVQDHDIDVFVMGDDWRGKFDHLKEYCEVVYLPRTVGISTSKIKNDILDVNNG
- a CDS encoding CDP-glycerol glycerophosphotransferase family protein — its product is MAREFLVSMYLLTVRILFNAFKLSPQRKKTVFVSSFGDNILYTVEALKKQYSGSIVILKDSGCRYSYKEDPQTAVLPFDLKNPYAFILSIYHLATCEKVFVDNYFGFLAAADFRDNVECIQLWHASGAVKRFGLKDPSIEARTKRANDRFLQVYDKFDHVVVGSDKMAKIFKESFGLSDDKILRTGVPRTDFFFEHSDSSRIRANMEKKHPRIKGKKVILYAPTFRDHQLTDPDIQLNLKLLYETLQDDYVLMMRLHPAVKTTFANSYPNFIIDVSTGENINELLMVTDLLITDYSSIPYEFSLLNKPMIFYSYDLEDYSRARGFWEDYHSMVPGPVAYTSEEIVEIILNEPYNMKVVNKFAQDWNEYSNGQSSLQLIQALYGDVTEKEDVLFKQR
- a CDS encoding WecB/TagA/CpsF family glycosyltransferase, which translates into the protein MKEKFLGVDVSSYTYNQLKKNIISDIEQNKQSFIVAINPEKILQAQKNVILLRLLNQATYQIPDGVGVLLASKIYGGNISERVTGIDMLLTLCEQASTYGKSIFLYGAQPGVAEKAKENLLRKYPNLNIVGVMDGYVDDHEYIKKQINAAKPDILCVGLGSPRQENWIVDNMKNLDVRIFQGVGGSFDVLSGRVKRAPATFQRFGIEWLYRLITEPWRIKRQIKLPMFLYKVWKNKKYNYS
- a CDS encoding nucleotide sugar dehydrogenase; this translates as MKKSLCVVGLGYIGLPTSVMFAINGHQVHGVDVNRQVVEMISRKQLHIEESGLSERLKDAIDTGLFKASIEPTEADVFIIAVPSPIKADKTANLEYVRSATESIVPFLKPGNLVILESTVPPRTVEDVMIPVLSESGLELGEELFVSHSPERVIPGRVFQELVDNDRIVGGIDEQSSQMTMELYQSFVRGNIHLTDATTAEMAKVIENTYRDVNIAFANELALISEKIGVNSWEAIKLANYHPRVNIHTPGPGVGGHCIAVDPWFLAEIEPDLSNIIQLCRHTNDQMPVFTADKIEELLKDNFIRDPKVALFGISFKANIDDQRESPSLKVIEKMVERGIDFTTFDPHIKENVVLNQTQHMETALSEADIVVFLTDHDEFKTLDPEVVKSTMNNKLIFDTKNVLNLDEWKNAGFIVKRLGDSKINKVKVKS
- a CDS encoding phenylacetate--CoA ligase family protein; its protein translation is MSLINRLKIFVMEKSRRTNGMHYYKIYKRSQWQDQQQLATLQFKQLTNLVDHVYHHVPYYKHYMEEAGIKPKDFTSLEDLNKLPIVGKDEMKRHKNAMVANNIKEYRAEEKRTGGSTGRPLKYFVPKVSHSLMWANIWRGWNVTGYQPGDKIAVLAGGSLLSGFDIKRKLYYFLNNWIPFSSYNMSDDTMGSYLKKLKKGKIKFLYGYSSSTYELANFIIKKGETLQLNGVITTSEVLLPHYREAIEKAFNCQVFDQYGANDGGVTAFECRQHDGLHIGMERCYVEIVDEEGHAVPDAVEGRILLTDLTNYAMPFIRYEVGDYGSLTTEPCSCGRGLLRFTHIKGRQQEFIYSAGNRKVHGGFFSTTFRQYDAVEQFQVTQDKVGEVMIKLKLSDPQFEQKLERIRRNILEKAELKKVSFEITDHFEKTKGGKHRFVINNVTEREYLQ